Proteins from one Apis cerana isolate GH-2021 linkage group LG11, AcerK_1.0, whole genome shotgun sequence genomic window:
- the LOC107997726 gene encoding mitogen-activated protein kinase kinase kinase 10 isoform X1, with product MPPAGLSARGLSTLMDHGQPDARHRSERFLFHSENGSSNSHSPNTTNSSPRYQHNNRTNNHSTSYGYLYGHTSSNNMSDSSVSDTHSGGTARTVSQQTSPSHGTHSSSQSRQDNSSTIFTALFDYIAQGEDELSLQRGETVEVLSKDSKISGDEGWWTGKIHGKVGIFPANFVAEAESIDQVSSVIDKVQPVEIDFEELQLEEVIGVGGFGKVYRGFWQKHEVAVKAARQDPDEEPSVTLENVRQEAKLFWLLKHENIVQLEGVCLKMPNMCLVMEYARGGSLNRVLSGRKIRPDVLVDWAIQIARGMDYLHNKAPISLIHRDLKSSNVLLSEPIENDDLQYKTLKITDFGLAREVYKTTRMSAAGTYAWMAPEVIKKSTFSKASDVWSYGVLLWELLTGETPYKGIDALAVAYGVAVNKLTLPIPSTCPQPWRFLMEACWASDSHSRPGFAEILVALDEVRSAFAATPHESFHTMQEDWRLEIEQVLHGLRMKEKACRSLEEELRCREEELTKAQVQQRQHEENLRQREQELAAREIDLLERELTVMIIQQQNTPTPNKRRGKFKKSRLKLNKKEPGSNISAPSDFRHTITVQHTALDRGKVRNPSRPNSPPGSPSIPRLRAIALPADGVKGKTWGPSTLHQRERGAIITQPPNPASPGGKRWSRSAPDLEKTPLRTALLAHRSPLLQEIGLSEESIYPTHYTTLPPDLSTDWITSDYPLKPGLTGPYIMPMPVPMPTLYNGEMKKPKLSVIELVLYNIAAMLAGVATGYDVRMSNISPIHPRLYPRLGECEDEPPRWWFQTDTGSNRNSSYLGPDYEFSSSSGYPHNTYHGPARHYRPFLSNMGGIAPGLPPSVIPDKPLRFTDSPQHYASNTSSNAPTPSPRRKSSSTSNEDIYIHDTGRVDRMERVPTIYMGNVAPFPDYGPPVYTVVPPEYYRSPEPTYFVPTDYHDRMLECSEFPHAYDNPSSINSPARPMSRLPSYTHHRTSSNVSNASTSSQSNINPTFRLEDEDDYSLYSPGHYYQRSSNIVSNVGTYSPSMLNHEYGSQLLTRQNSHDSNSNSGERPSNLEVVSRLRSSLKRSNYSYNSPNKSVSKNNSGSGTPTNPTPPDSLTSEDSSYVSAKDSQISISRVRFSPVTFDRDGVNISREHRETLLDIPVHGQNQDVTVPLQANRRINRNRKPSISELEREFLS from the exons ATGCCGCCAGCCGGGCTATCGGCAAGAGGCTTGTCTACCTTGATGGACCACGGACAACCAGATGCTCGTCATCGGAGCGagcgatttttatttcattcagaGAATGGATCCTCTAATTCTCATAGTCCTAATACAACCAATTCATCTCCACGATATCAACATAATAATAGAACAAATAATCATTCCACAAg ttaCGGATACTTGTATGGGCATACATCTAGTAACAATATGTCTGATAGTAGTGTTTCTGATACACATAGTGGTGGTACAGCAAGAACTGTTTCTCAACAGACTAGTCCATCTCATGGTACACATTCCTCTTCTCAATCACGACAAGACAATAGTTCAACAATTTTCACAgcattatttgattatattgcCCAAGGTGAAGATGAATTATCTTTACAAAGAGGTGAAACAGTTGAg GTCTTATCTAAGGATTCAAAAATCTCAGGTGATGAAGGATGGTGGACTGGTAAAATCCATGGAAAAGTTGGTATTTTTCCAGCCAATTTTGTTGCAGAAGCAGAAAGTATCGATCAAGTCTCATCGGTAATTGATAAAGTTCAACCagttgaaattgattttgaagaattaCAGTTAGAAGAAGTGATTGGAGTTGGTGGATTTGGAAAAGTTTAtag agGATTTTGGCAAAAACATGAAGTGGCTGTGAAAGCAGCCCGTCAAGATCCAGATGAAGAACCAAGTGTTACATTAGAAAATGTTCGACAAGAAGCTAAGTTATTTTGGTTATTGaaacatgaaaatattgtGCAATTAGAAGGAGTTTGTTTAAAAATGCCAAATATGTGTCTCGTAATGGAATATGCACGAGGTGGTAGTTTGAACAGGGTTCTTAGTGGTAGAAAAATCAGGCCTGATGTACTTGTTGATTGGGCAATACAAATTGCTCGTGGCATGGATTATCTTCATAATAAAGCACCTATAAGTCTTATTCATAGAGATTTAAAAAGTTCCAATG TGTTATTGAGTGAGCCTATAGAAAATGATGATCtacaatataaaactttaaaaataacagaCTTTGGACTAGCAAGGGAAGTTTATAAAACAACTCGCATGTCGGCAGCGGGCACATATGCTTGGATGGCACCAGAGGTTATTAAAAAGAGTACTTTCAGTAAAGCCAGTGATGTTTGGAG CTATGGAGTACTTTTATGGGAACTTTTAACTGGTGAAACACCTTATAAAGGAATAGATGCTTTAGCAGTGGCATATGGAGTTGCAGTAAATAAGCTTACATTGCCCATTCCATCAACTTGTCCTCAACCTTGGAGATTTTTAATGGAAg cTTGTTGGGCATCTGATAGTCATTCAAGACCAGGATTTGCAGAAATTTTAGTAGCATTAGATGAAGTACGTAGTGCATTTGCAGCAACACCACATGAATCATTTCACACAATGCAAGAAGATTGGAGACTTGAAATTGAACAAGTTCTTCATGGATTGCGCATGAAGGAAAAG GCATGCCGTTCATTAGAAGAG GAACTGCGCTGtagagaagaagaattaaCAAAAGCACAAGTTCAGCAACGACAACATGAAGAAAACTTAAGGCAGCGAGAACAAGAATTAGCTGCTCgagaaatagatttattagagcGTGAACTTACTGTAATGATAATTCAACAACAAAATACTCCTACACCAAACAAAAGACgtggaaaattcaaaaaatcaagattaaaattaaataaaaaagaaccaGGAAGTAATATAAGCGCTCCTTCCg attttcgtCATACAATAACTGTTCAACATACAGCATTAGATCGAGGAAAGGTTCGAAATCCATCAAGACCTAATAGTCCACCAGGCTCACCTAGTATTCCAAGACTTCGTGCAATTGCAT TACCAGCAGATGGAGTAAAGGGTAAGACTTGGGGGCCATCAACACTTCACCAACGCGAACGTGGGGCTATTATCACGCAACCACCAAATCCCGCATCTCCAGGTGGCAAGCGATGGTCTCGTTCTGCTCCAGATCTAGAAAAGACACCCCTACGTACCGCTCTGTTGGCACATCGTTCCCCGCTTCTTCAAGAAATAG GCCTTTCAGAGGAAAGCATCTATCCCACTC ACTATACAACTTTACCACCTGATCTCTCAACTGATTGGATAACATCAGATTATCCTTTGAAGCCTGGATTAACTGGACCTTACATTATGCCAATGCCTGTACCAATGCCAACTCTTTACAATGGAGAAATGAAAAAGCCAAAGTTAAGTGTAATAGAATtggttttatataatatcgcaGCTATGTTAGCTGGAGTAGCTACTGGATATGATGTAAGAATGTCAAACATATCTCCAATTCATCCAAGATTATATCCACGACTTGGTGAATGTGAAGATGAACCTCCACGATGGTGGTTTCAAACAGATACTGGATCAAATCGTAATTCCAGTTATCTTGGACCTGATTATGAATTTAGTTCAAGTAGTGGTTATCCCCATAATACATACCATGGACCAGCTAGGCATTACag accATTTTTAAGCAACATGGGTGGTATAGCACCTGGTCTTCCACCTAGTGTGATACCTGATAAACCTCTAAGATTTACTGATTCACCACAACATTATGCAAGCAATACAAGTTCTAATGCACCAACACCAAGCCCTAGAAGAAAAAGTAGCAGCACTAGtaatgaagatatatatatacatgatacTGGAAGGGTTGATCGAATGGAAAGAGTACCAACAATATATATGGGCAATGTTGCTCCCTTTCCAGATTATGGACCTCCAGTATATACAGTTGTTCCACCAGAATATTATAGATCACCAGAACCAACATATTTTGTACCTACAGATTATCA tGATAGAATGCTTGAGTGTTCTGAATTTCCACATGCTTATGATAATCCAAGCAGTATAAATAGTCCAGCTCGACCAATGTCAAGACTTCCTTCATATACTCATCATCGTACCTCATCAAATGTATCAAATGCGAGTACATCGAGTCAAAGTAACATTAATCCAACATTTCGTTTAGAAGATGAGGATGATTATTCCTTATATTCACCTGGACATTATTATCAACGATCttcaaatattgtttcaaatgtTGGAACATATAGTCCTAGTATGCTTAATCATGAATATGGTTCTCAACTGTTGACGCGTCAGAATTCGCACGATTCGAATTCAAATTCTGGAGAAAGACCCAGTAATTTAGAAGTAGTTAGTCGATTACGGTCAAGTTTAAAACGATCCAATTACTCGTATAATTCACCAAATAAAAgcgtaagtaaaaataattcaggTTCGGGTACTCCAACAAATCCTACTCCACCAGATTCTCTAACTTCAGAGGATTCAAGTTATGTTTCAGCTAAGGATAGTCAAATTTCTATAAGTAGAGTTCGATTTTCTCCAGTAACATTTGATCGAGATGGAGTGAACATTTCGCGTGAACATAGAGAAACATTACTTGATATTCCTGTACATGGACAAAATCAAGATGTTACCGTGCCGTTGCAAGCTAATCGACggataaatagaaatagaaaaccaAGTATATCTGAAttagagagagaatttttatcatag
- the LOC107997726 gene encoding mitogen-activated protein kinase kinase kinase 10 isoform X5: MPPAGLSARGLSTLMDHGQPDARHRSERFLFHSENGSSNSHSPNTTNSSPRYQHNNRTNNHSTSYGYLYGHTSSNNMSDSSVSDTHSGGTARTVSQQTSPSHGTHSSSQSRQDNSSTIFTALFDYIAQGEDELSLQRGETVEVLSKDSKISGDEGWWTGKIHGKVGIFPANFVAEAESIDQVSSVIDKVQPVEIDFEELQLEEVIGVGGFGKVYRGFWQKHEVAVKAARQDPDEEPSVTLENVRQEAKLFWLLKHENIVQLEGVCLKMPNMCLVMEYARGGSLNRVLSGRKIRPDVLVDWAIQIARGMDYLHNKAPISLIHRDLKSSNVLLSEPIENDDLQYKTLKITDFGLAREVYKTTRMSAAGTYAWMAPEVIKKSTFSKASDVWSYGVLLWELLTGETPYKGIDALAVAYGVAVNKLTLPIPSTCPQPWRFLMEACWASDSHSRPGFAEILVALDEVRSAFAATPHESFHTMQEDWRLEIEQVLHGLRMKEKACRSLEEELRCREEELTKAQVQQRQHEENLRQREQELAAREIDLLERELTVMIIQQQNTPTPNKRRGKFKKSRLKLNKKEPGSNISAPSDFRHTITVQHTALDRGKVRNPSRPNSPPGSPSIPRLRAIALPADGVKGKTWGPSTLHQRERGAIITQPPNPASPGGKRWSRSAPDLEKTPLRTALLAHRSPLLQEIGLSEESIYPTHYTTLPPDLSTDWITSDYPLKPGLTGPYIMPMPVPMPTLYNGEMKKPKLSVIELVLYNIAAMLAGVATGYDVRMSNISPIHPRLYPRLGECEDEPPRWWFQTDTGSNRNSSYLGPDYEFSSSSGYPHNTYHGPARHYRPFLSNMGGIAPGLPPSVIPDKPLRFTDSPQHYASNTSSNAPTPSPRRKSSSTSNEDIYIHDTGRVDRMERVPTIYMGNVAPFPDYGPPVYTVVPPEYYRSPEPTYFVPTDYHDRMLECSEFPHAYDNPSSINSPARPMSRLPSYTHHRTSSNVSNASTSSQSNINPTFRLEDEDDYSLYSPGHYYQRSSNIVSNVGTYSPSMLNHEYGSQLLTRQNSHDSNSNSGERPSNLEVVSRLRSSLKRSNYSYNSPNKSLCFS, encoded by the exons ATGCCGCCAGCCGGGCTATCGGCAAGAGGCTTGTCTACCTTGATGGACCACGGACAACCAGATGCTCGTCATCGGAGCGagcgatttttatttcattcagaGAATGGATCCTCTAATTCTCATAGTCCTAATACAACCAATTCATCTCCACGATATCAACATAATAATAGAACAAATAATCATTCCACAAg ttaCGGATACTTGTATGGGCATACATCTAGTAACAATATGTCTGATAGTAGTGTTTCTGATACACATAGTGGTGGTACAGCAAGAACTGTTTCTCAACAGACTAGTCCATCTCATGGTACACATTCCTCTTCTCAATCACGACAAGACAATAGTTCAACAATTTTCACAgcattatttgattatattgcCCAAGGTGAAGATGAATTATCTTTACAAAGAGGTGAAACAGTTGAg GTCTTATCTAAGGATTCAAAAATCTCAGGTGATGAAGGATGGTGGACTGGTAAAATCCATGGAAAAGTTGGTATTTTTCCAGCCAATTTTGTTGCAGAAGCAGAAAGTATCGATCAAGTCTCATCGGTAATTGATAAAGTTCAACCagttgaaattgattttgaagaattaCAGTTAGAAGAAGTGATTGGAGTTGGTGGATTTGGAAAAGTTTAtag agGATTTTGGCAAAAACATGAAGTGGCTGTGAAAGCAGCCCGTCAAGATCCAGATGAAGAACCAAGTGTTACATTAGAAAATGTTCGACAAGAAGCTAAGTTATTTTGGTTATTGaaacatgaaaatattgtGCAATTAGAAGGAGTTTGTTTAAAAATGCCAAATATGTGTCTCGTAATGGAATATGCACGAGGTGGTAGTTTGAACAGGGTTCTTAGTGGTAGAAAAATCAGGCCTGATGTACTTGTTGATTGGGCAATACAAATTGCTCGTGGCATGGATTATCTTCATAATAAAGCACCTATAAGTCTTATTCATAGAGATTTAAAAAGTTCCAATG TGTTATTGAGTGAGCCTATAGAAAATGATGATCtacaatataaaactttaaaaataacagaCTTTGGACTAGCAAGGGAAGTTTATAAAACAACTCGCATGTCGGCAGCGGGCACATATGCTTGGATGGCACCAGAGGTTATTAAAAAGAGTACTTTCAGTAAAGCCAGTGATGTTTGGAG CTATGGAGTACTTTTATGGGAACTTTTAACTGGTGAAACACCTTATAAAGGAATAGATGCTTTAGCAGTGGCATATGGAGTTGCAGTAAATAAGCTTACATTGCCCATTCCATCAACTTGTCCTCAACCTTGGAGATTTTTAATGGAAg cTTGTTGGGCATCTGATAGTCATTCAAGACCAGGATTTGCAGAAATTTTAGTAGCATTAGATGAAGTACGTAGTGCATTTGCAGCAACACCACATGAATCATTTCACACAATGCAAGAAGATTGGAGACTTGAAATTGAACAAGTTCTTCATGGATTGCGCATGAAGGAAAAG GCATGCCGTTCATTAGAAGAG GAACTGCGCTGtagagaagaagaattaaCAAAAGCACAAGTTCAGCAACGACAACATGAAGAAAACTTAAGGCAGCGAGAACAAGAATTAGCTGCTCgagaaatagatttattagagcGTGAACTTACTGTAATGATAATTCAACAACAAAATACTCCTACACCAAACAAAAGACgtggaaaattcaaaaaatcaagattaaaattaaataaaaaagaaccaGGAAGTAATATAAGCGCTCCTTCCg attttcgtCATACAATAACTGTTCAACATACAGCATTAGATCGAGGAAAGGTTCGAAATCCATCAAGACCTAATAGTCCACCAGGCTCACCTAGTATTCCAAGACTTCGTGCAATTGCAT TACCAGCAGATGGAGTAAAGGGTAAGACTTGGGGGCCATCAACACTTCACCAACGCGAACGTGGGGCTATTATCACGCAACCACCAAATCCCGCATCTCCAGGTGGCAAGCGATGGTCTCGTTCTGCTCCAGATCTAGAAAAGACACCCCTACGTACCGCTCTGTTGGCACATCGTTCCCCGCTTCTTCAAGAAATAG GCCTTTCAGAGGAAAGCATCTATCCCACTC ACTATACAACTTTACCACCTGATCTCTCAACTGATTGGATAACATCAGATTATCCTTTGAAGCCTGGATTAACTGGACCTTACATTATGCCAATGCCTGTACCAATGCCAACTCTTTACAATGGAGAAATGAAAAAGCCAAAGTTAAGTGTAATAGAATtggttttatataatatcgcaGCTATGTTAGCTGGAGTAGCTACTGGATATGATGTAAGAATGTCAAACATATCTCCAATTCATCCAAGATTATATCCACGACTTGGTGAATGTGAAGATGAACCTCCACGATGGTGGTTTCAAACAGATACTGGATCAAATCGTAATTCCAGTTATCTTGGACCTGATTATGAATTTAGTTCAAGTAGTGGTTATCCCCATAATACATACCATGGACCAGCTAGGCATTACag accATTTTTAAGCAACATGGGTGGTATAGCACCTGGTCTTCCACCTAGTGTGATACCTGATAAACCTCTAAGATTTACTGATTCACCACAACATTATGCAAGCAATACAAGTTCTAATGCACCAACACCAAGCCCTAGAAGAAAAAGTAGCAGCACTAGtaatgaagatatatatatacatgatacTGGAAGGGTTGATCGAATGGAAAGAGTACCAACAATATATATGGGCAATGTTGCTCCCTTTCCAGATTATGGACCTCCAGTATATACAGTTGTTCCACCAGAATATTATAGATCACCAGAACCAACATATTTTGTACCTACAGATTATCA tGATAGAATGCTTGAGTGTTCTGAATTTCCACATGCTTATGATAATCCAAGCAGTATAAATAGTCCAGCTCGACCAATGTCAAGACTTCCTTCATATACTCATCATCGTACCTCATCAAATGTATCAAATGCGAGTACATCGAGTCAAAGTAACATTAATCCAACATTTCGTTTAGAAGATGAGGATGATTATTCCTTATATTCACCTGGACATTATTATCAACGATCttcaaatattgtttcaaatgtTGGAACATATAGTCCTAGTATGCTTAATCATGAATATGGTTCTCAACTGTTGACGCGTCAGAATTCGCACGATTCGAATTCAAATTCTGGAGAAAGACCCAGTAATTTAGAAGTAGTTAGTCGATTACGGTCAAGTTTAAAACGATCCAATTACTCGTATAATTCACCAAATAAAAgc TTATGTTTCAGCTAA